GTTGTCCGGCGACGGCGTGGACCCGGTGGAGCTGATGGATCTGCTCACCGCTCCCGACGCCGCTGATTTCTACCCGGAGCCGTAACTTCTGCCCCAGAAGACACACCAGTCCCAATAATCACATAACTAGAACGTGTTCCTGAATATATGTGATAAGAACTTCCGGAAGCCGCATCTGGTGATCGAACTCACAGATACGGTTGGAGCGGTTCAAGCATGGATGTGGGGGTAGCGAATGTCGGTGGACCCGTCTGCGGTCATCGTGGCAGTGGCTACGGCAGCGAGTGCTCTGATACAGGGCGTCGATCTACCAGCAGAGATCAAGGAGCAGGCCACCGGGGCGATCGAAGCGTTCGAGGCAACGGCCGAGAACACCGACAACGACGTGGCGAACTTCGTCGCGTCGTTGCCGGAGCCCCTGCAGGAAGGCGCCGCCAAGGCGGTGGAGGACGCGACGACGGCGATCGCCTCGGCGATCGAACCGCACCTCCCCGCGGAGGCGGCGGCCGAACTGCATCCCGTGGATCCGGAACAGGCGCCCCCGGCGCTGCCACCGGAACCACCGGCCGCCCGGCCCAATCCCTTCGGCATCCCGACACCACCGTCGACCGGTGGGACGGTGGGGGTACCGGGCCCGACGATCCCCGGCACGGGCATCACCCTGCCGTCGATCCCGGCGATCCTGCCGGGCTCGACGCTCGCGCCCATCGGCGCCATCGCGGTGTTCGCGCCGTGGCTGAAGAAGGCCGGCGAGATGTGCGAGGGCATCACGGCCCCGGTGCTCGCCGCGCTCTACTCCGCCGAGAACGGGTTCCGGTACGGGCCCACGGCGCCCGTCTCCCCGGTCGGCGCGCGCGGCCCGGGACAGTTCATGCCGGGCACCTGGGAGCGGTACGGCCAGGACGCCGACGGTGACGGTGTGGCCGACATCCTCGGCATCGCCGACCCGGTCATGGCCTCGGGCCGCCTGCTGTGCGAGAACTACCAGCTCATCGAGGACTGGAAGCAGCGGGGTCTGGTCCAGGGCGACACGCTCGACCTGACCCTCGCCGCCTACAACGCCGGGGTGGGTGCGGTGAAGCGGTCGGGAGGCATGCCGTCCGGACATCCCGACTACGAGAACCAGACCAAGCCCTACGTCGCGAAGATCCGCGCGACCGAGCCC
This region of Rhodococcus sp. Z13 genomic DNA includes:
- a CDS encoding NlpC/P60 family protein, whose amino-acid sequence is MSVDPSAVIVAVATAASALIQGVDLPAEIKEQATGAIEAFEATAENTDNDVANFVASLPEPLQEGAAKAVEDATTAIASAIEPHLPAEAAAELHPVDPEQAPPALPPEPPAARPNPFGIPTPPSTGGTVGVPGPTIPGTGITLPSIPAILPGSTLAPIGAIAVFAPWLKKAGEMCEGITAPVLAALYSAENGFRYGPTAPVSPVGARGPGQFMPGTWERYGQDADGDGVADILGIADPVMASGRLLCENYQLIEDWKQRGLVQGDTLDLTLAAYNAGVGAVKRSGGMPSGHPDYENQTKPYVAKIRATEPIFARMLSPFLGLGLGDPNDIGNRVVDLAFKFLGLPYVWGGGNIHGPSGGGFDCSGLTSYAVFAATGIALPRTSETQWHVGREIPLHEARPGDLLFGNWQAGGPGHVAIYIGGGQMVHAPTTGDVVRVAPVFPDMKARRIL